One segment of Comamonas thiooxydans DNA contains the following:
- a CDS encoding nitronate monooxygenase family protein yields the protein MSNALTNDLCRRLGIRLPIFGLAHRIEVAAAISRAGGLGVYAAARDGPHELQQKLRQLRELCPDHPVGVDLLLPTGLPEHDDRVAVAAALPQGHRDFVQGLFRQYDVPSATEGNFFSQYVRSQSLFEEQVDAIADSDIEVFAAGVGTPVEALARVKARGLHTIALVGSVRHAQKAIAAGADVLVAQGYDAGGHTGPIGTFTLVPQIVAAAEGRPVIAAGGIGTGAQVAASLALGAQGAWLGTLWLGTREHEMPQALAKKLIAADSEDTVITRAHSGKPCRVLRSAFSDAWAQPGAPEPLSMPYQQALTGDLLAAVEQHQIGPLIYEAAGQSVHWLRGIEPVAAVMDRLVTETRQALQSMAGYIA from the coding sequence ATGAGCAATGCACTGACCAACGACCTCTGCCGCCGGCTGGGCATACGTCTGCCCATCTTTGGTCTGGCCCACCGCATCGAAGTGGCCGCCGCTATCTCACGGGCCGGCGGGCTGGGCGTCTATGCAGCCGCGCGTGACGGCCCGCACGAGCTGCAACAGAAGCTGCGCCAGCTGCGCGAACTGTGCCCCGACCACCCGGTGGGCGTGGACCTGCTGCTGCCCACCGGCCTGCCCGAACACGACGACCGCGTAGCCGTGGCTGCCGCGCTGCCGCAGGGGCACAGGGATTTCGTGCAGGGCCTGTTCAGGCAATACGACGTTCCGTCGGCCACCGAAGGCAACTTCTTCTCGCAGTACGTGCGCTCGCAGAGCCTGTTCGAGGAGCAGGTGGACGCCATTGCAGACAGCGATATCGAGGTCTTTGCCGCCGGCGTCGGCACGCCGGTGGAGGCGCTGGCACGCGTCAAGGCGCGCGGCCTGCATACCATCGCACTGGTCGGCAGCGTGCGCCATGCGCAGAAGGCGATCGCTGCCGGGGCCGACGTCCTGGTGGCCCAGGGCTATGACGCGGGCGGCCACACAGGGCCCATCGGCACCTTCACGCTGGTGCCGCAGATCGTGGCGGCAGCCGAGGGCCGGCCAGTAATCGCGGCCGGTGGCATCGGTACCGGGGCACAGGTGGCTGCCTCGCTGGCACTGGGCGCGCAGGGGGCATGGCTGGGCACTCTATGGCTGGGCACGCGCGAGCACGAAATGCCGCAGGCGCTGGCGAAGAAGCTGATCGCGGCCGACAGCGAAGACACGGTGATCACGCGCGCCCACAGCGGCAAGCCCTGCCGTGTGCTGCGCAGCGCGTTCAGCGACGCCTGGGCACAGCCCGGAGCGCCCGAGCCACTGTCCATGCCCTACCAGCAGGCTCTCACCGGCGATCTGCTGGCAGCGGTGGAACAGCACCAGATCGGGCCGCTGATATACGAGGCTGCGGGGCAGAGCGTGCACTGGCTGCGCGGGATCGAACCCGTGGCCGCCGTGATGGACCGCCTGGTGACCGAGACACGCCAGGCCCTGCAATCAATGGCGGGTTACATCGCCTAG